One genomic window of Oxyura jamaicensis isolate SHBP4307 breed ruddy duck unplaced genomic scaffold, BPBGC_Ojam_1.0 oxyUn_random_OJ72740, whole genome shotgun sequence includes the following:
- the VSIG8 gene encoding V-set and immunoglobulin domain-containing protein 8 isoform X1, giving the protein MAGHGAGLLLLLGLMPALLLAVRINSKGREVLYLAKGDSVKLGCPYVLEPEDNGPQGVGIEWIQITPERTGPENVFLSYHDHHVNYGSGSGLQDRVAFVQNDPGQHDASIRLADLQVSDTGTYQCRVKKNTVAVHEVIVTVQEKPATPQCWTEGELIEGSSILLRCYSRGGASPLAYQWAKLADGYGGGRLPHGTIQGRAPGDLLIRSLTEVHAGVYQCRVTNRVGYAVCQINLGLSPRGGRQAGIIVGSILGSLLLLSLLGLLIWALICRYRRKECQRTCSDCRSSTGGTMTRACNVCAHHSYSPHGISYMQCQHGDGDERAAALMCNDGIRHQVACPAL; this is encoded by the exons ATGGCAGGGCACGGCGCcggcctgctcctgctcctgggtCTCATGCCAG CTCTCCTCCTGGCCGTAAGGATCAACAGCAAGGGCCGGGAGGTGCTGTACCTGGCCAAGGGCGACTCGGTGAAGCTGGGCTGCCCCTATGTCCTCGAGCCTGAAGACAACGGTCCCCAGGGCGTGGGGATCGAGTGGATCCAGATCACGCCCGAGCGGACCGGTCCAGAGAATGTG ttcctGTCCTACCATGACCACCACGTCAACTACGGCAGCGGCTCGGGGCTGCAGGACAGGGTGGCCTTCGTGCAGAATGACCCGGGGCAGCACGACGCCTCCATCCGCCTGGCCGACCTGCAGGTCTCCGACACCGGCACCTACCAGTGCCGGGTGAAGAAAAACACCGTGGCGGTGCACGAGGTCATCGTCACCGTGCAAG AGAAGCCGGCCACCCCGCAGTGTTGGACCGAGGGGGAGCTGATCGAGGGGAGCAGCATCCTGCTGCGGTGCTACAGCCGAGGGGGGGCCTCGCCGCTCGCTTACCAGTGGGCCAAGCTGGCTGACGGCTACGGCGGGGGCCGCCTGCCCCACGGGACCATCcaag GACGTGCTCCTGGCGACCTTCTGATCCGTAGCCTGACCGAGGTGCACGCTGGCGTCTACCAGTGCCGCGTCACCAACCGCGTGGGCTACGCCGTGTGCCAGATCAACCTCGGCCTCTCACCAA GAGGCGGAAGGCAGGCGGGCATCATCGTGGGCTCCATCCtgggctccctcctgctcctcagcctgctggggcTCCTCATCTGGGCCCTCATCTGCCGCTACCGCCGCAAGGAGTGCCAGCGGACCTGCAGCGACTGCAG GAGCAGCACGGGGGGCACCATGACCCGCGCCTGCAACGTGTGCGCCCACCACAGCTACTCGCCCCACGGCATCAGCTACATGCAGTGCCAGCACGGCGACGGCGACGAGCGGGCGGCTGCCCTCATGTGCAACGACGGCATCCGGCACCAGGTCGCCTGCCCGGCTCTGTAA
- the VSIG8 gene encoding V-set and immunoglobulin domain-containing protein 8 isoform X2, producing the protein MAGHGAGLLLLLGLMPALLLAVRINSKGREVLYLAKGDSVKLGCPYVLEPEDNGPQGVGIEWIQITPERTGPENVFLSYHDHHVNYGSGSGLQDRVAFVQNDPGQHDASIRLADLQVSDTGTYQCRVKKNTVAVHEVIVTVQEKPATPQCWTEGELIEGSSILLRCYSRGGASPLAYQWAKLADGYGGGRLPHGTIQGRAPGDLLIRSLTEVHAGVYQCRVTNRVGYAVCQINLGLSPRGGRQAGIIVGSILGSLLLLSLLGLLIWALICRYRRKECQRTCSDCSTGGTMTRACNVCAHHSYSPHGISYMQCQHGDGDERAAALMCNDGIRHQVACPAL; encoded by the exons ATGGCAGGGCACGGCGCcggcctgctcctgctcctgggtCTCATGCCAG CTCTCCTCCTGGCCGTAAGGATCAACAGCAAGGGCCGGGAGGTGCTGTACCTGGCCAAGGGCGACTCGGTGAAGCTGGGCTGCCCCTATGTCCTCGAGCCTGAAGACAACGGTCCCCAGGGCGTGGGGATCGAGTGGATCCAGATCACGCCCGAGCGGACCGGTCCAGAGAATGTG ttcctGTCCTACCATGACCACCACGTCAACTACGGCAGCGGCTCGGGGCTGCAGGACAGGGTGGCCTTCGTGCAGAATGACCCGGGGCAGCACGACGCCTCCATCCGCCTGGCCGACCTGCAGGTCTCCGACACCGGCACCTACCAGTGCCGGGTGAAGAAAAACACCGTGGCGGTGCACGAGGTCATCGTCACCGTGCAAG AGAAGCCGGCCACCCCGCAGTGTTGGACCGAGGGGGAGCTGATCGAGGGGAGCAGCATCCTGCTGCGGTGCTACAGCCGAGGGGGGGCCTCGCCGCTCGCTTACCAGTGGGCCAAGCTGGCTGACGGCTACGGCGGGGGCCGCCTGCCCCACGGGACCATCcaag GACGTGCTCCTGGCGACCTTCTGATCCGTAGCCTGACCGAGGTGCACGCTGGCGTCTACCAGTGCCGCGTCACCAACCGCGTGGGCTACGCCGTGTGCCAGATCAACCTCGGCCTCTCACCAA GAGGCGGAAGGCAGGCGGGCATCATCGTGGGCTCCATCCtgggctccctcctgctcctcagcctgctggggcTCCTCATCTGGGCCCTCATCTGCCGCTACCGCCGCAAGGAGTGCCAGCGGACCTGCAGCGACTGCAG CACGGGGGGCACCATGACCCGCGCCTGCAACGTGTGCGCCCACCACAGCTACTCGCCCCACGGCATCAGCTACATGCAGTGCCAGCACGGCGACGGCGACGAGCGGGCGGCTGCCCTCATGTGCAACGACGGCATCCGGCACCAGGTCGCCTGCCCGGCTCTGTAA
- the CFAP45 gene encoding cilia- and flagella-associated protein 45: protein MEKNAEERVLRAEQRDQETREMLQYLEQLKLEDLKDLERRQEQQRKIQAEIKRINDENQRCKEEQLRQERMADERILEYQRQKMEREAELEAEQERIRREKEKETARLRAMQERAQDHQAEQDALRAKRSQEAAEREWRRKEKEAAQRKAELEEKLKRSRLEQIAAREHRMAVQVQQDRDEFERILRAQQEQMEKEKAEAERRAALQHAHAGDVRRQMQEQRQRRAQERAAAFEEHQRLQEEARRRSQRITQLKEKKMQELRAAGIPEKYCAQVERRALNRAGAAPGQAQPQGFPR, encoded by the exons ATGGAGAAGAACGCGGAGGAACGGGTGCTGCGAGCCGAGCAGCGGGACCAGGAGACGCGGGAGATGCTGCAGTACctggagcagctgaagctgGAGGACCTGAAG GACTTGGAGCGGAGACAGGAGCAACAGAGGAAAATCCAGGCGGAGATTAAACGCATCAACGACGAGAACCAGAGGTGTAAGGAGGAGCAGCTGCGGCAGGAGAGGATGGCAGACGAGCGGATTCTCGAGTACCAGAGGCAGAAGATG GAGCGGGAGGCCGAGCTTGAAGCTGAGCAGGAGAGGATCCGTcgggagaaggagaaggagacgGCACGCTTGAGGGCCATGCAAGAGAGGGCCCAGGACCACCAGGCAGAGCAG GACGCGCTGAGGGCCAAGCGCAGCCAGGAGGCCGCCGAGCGGGAGTGGAGGCGCAAGGAGAAGGAGGCGGCGCAGCGCAAGGCcgagctggaggagaagctgaAGCGGAGCCGCCTGGAGCAGATCGCCGCGCGGGAGCACCGCATGGCCGTGCAGGTGCAGCAGGACCGCGACGAGTTCGAGCGGATCCTCAG ggcccagcaggagcagatggagaaggagaaggCGGAGGCAGAGCGGAGGGCGGCCCTGCAGCACGCCCACGCCGGCGACGTCCGGCGCCAGATGCAGGAGCAGCGGCAGCGGCGGGCGCAGGAGCGGGCGGCCGCCTTCGAGGAGCAccagcggctgcaggaggaggcccGGCGGCGCAGCCAGCGCATCACCCAGCTCAAGGAGAAGAAGATGCAGGAGCTCAG AGCCGCCGGCATCCCCGAGAAGTACTGCGCCCAGGTGGAGCGGCGGGCCTTGAACCGGGCGGGTGCAGCCCCC GGCCAGGCTCAGCCCCAAGGGTTTCCACGCTGA